From a region of the Campylobacter showae genome:
- a CDS encoding STAS domain-containing protein translates to MRLDFKDDVAIFYPSGFLDGDIDKYEISDANIKYLRQKAPRHILISLKNTVYFNKVGFNLILESVSRITKENDADIGFCDYNEIKFKALKRMSKDVLNLSFFETLNVALLFWGAFESENKQIIVFNADIEQKRQIALTLSGRGYKPTIAKDEEEFNRLHKDFECAIRLTDIKSNKKELSTTLKENVVVYEINGFIDSEFADKFAYKSFLQSLKIGFKFFVFDMKKSSFINIHGVSFLAKLAMECADSGATIAMCGLKKPNVSKALLHDLEDCGILLYDTIQDFFNDDATIEGGGSIEDEKPKNITKELIDLLPDILKVVMDTLASLSNLPISRNSTEVTNFSCDEEKFCMGSVAFYGEMNAKFILCVEKNAVSSICKILLQEGGEASITEAYADLLSVISDRIEAWLKSRKIEANFTLPHVFEEIKEEDKKNKGALVRLDIDGMDAIFFLSK, encoded by the coding sequence ATGAGATTAGATTTTAAAGACGACGTAGCTATATTTTATCCTTCCGGCTTTTTAGACGGCGATATCGATAAATACGAAATCAGCGACGCAAATATAAAATATCTACGCCAAAAAGCTCCGCGTCATATCCTAATATCGCTTAAAAATACCGTTTATTTTAACAAGGTAGGCTTTAATCTAATCCTTGAATCCGTCTCAAGAATAACAAAGGAAAATGACGCCGATATAGGCTTTTGCGACTACAATGAGATAAAATTTAAAGCGCTCAAAAGAATGTCTAAAGACGTTTTAAATTTATCTTTTTTCGAGACGCTAAACGTCGCTCTGCTTTTTTGGGGAGCATTTGAATCTGAAAATAAACAAATCATAGTTTTTAATGCCGATATCGAGCAAAAGCGCCAGATTGCGCTAACATTATCGGGGCGCGGATACAAACCGACTATCGCAAAAGACGAGGAAGAATTTAATCGTTTACATAAAGATTTTGAGTGCGCCATCCGCCTGACCGACATCAAATCAAATAAAAAAGAATTATCCACTACCCTTAAAGAAAACGTAGTGGTTTACGAGATAAACGGCTTTATAGACTCGGAATTTGCAGACAAATTCGCTTATAAAAGTTTCCTGCAATCGCTAAAAATCGGCTTTAAATTTTTTGTTTTTGATATGAAAAAATCAAGTTTTATAAATATTCACGGCGTGTCGTTTTTGGCAAAACTCGCGATGGAGTGTGCCGATAGCGGTGCAACCATAGCTATGTGCGGACTAAAAAAGCCTAACGTCTCAAAAGCGCTACTTCATGATTTAGAGGACTGCGGGATACTACTTTACGATACGATCCAGGATTTTTTCAATGACGACGCGACAATAGAAGGCGGCGGTAGCATAGAAGACGAAAAACCTAAAAATATAACAAAAGAATTAATAGATCTTTTACCGGATATCTTAAAAGTAGTGATGGACACGCTAGCCTCTTTATCAAATTTACCTATTTCTCGTAATAGCACCGAAGTAACAAATTTTAGTTGCGACGAGGAGAAATTTTGCATGGGCTCGGTAGCGTTTTACGGCGAGATGAACGCCAAATTTATCCTCTGCGTCGAAAAAAACGCCGTTAGTAGTATCTGCAAAATTTTACTCCAAGAAGGCGGTGAAGCAAGCATAACCGAAGCATATGCAGACCTGCTTAGCGTCATCTCAGACCGCATTGAGGCATGGCTAAAGAGCCGAAAGATAGAGGCGAATTTCACCTTGCCGCATGTTTTTGAAGAGATCAAAGAGGAAGACAAAAAA
- the rpmB gene encoding 50S ribosomal protein L28, translating to MSRVCAITGKGPMVGNNVSHAKNRTKRRFLPNLRTIRVTLEDGTTRKIKVAASTLRTMRKQSR from the coding sequence ATGTCAAGAGTATGCGCAATAACAGGCAAAGGTCCGATGGTAGGCAACAATGTCAGCCACGCGAAAAATAGAACGAAAAGAAGGTTTTTGCCAAACCTAAGAACCATCCGCGTTACGCTAGAGGACGGCACTACGAGAAAGATCAAAGTAGCTGCTTCTACGCTAAGAACAATGAGAAAACAGTCACGCTAA
- a CDS encoding potassium channel family protein yields the protein MFRKILKFLNWSSSAKPQISLNTELYEQLRPFRLPLILVVLMMMVGAMGYVTIDNFSLIDAIYQAGMTFTTVGFTEVAPISPAGRIFTITFILLGFAVFTFSTGLMLEVLKKGALVAIIKERRMLYKIARLKNHFVICYHNQYTMELSREFRENHIPFIVIDPREDLPEIAEKYKYPYYIVSQPHTQTALLKTHFSSAKGMITLSPNIADNIALIATVRLFEKEIGRKKPYFIMTNSDNQDDTERLKKLGANSVVSPSKLVAQRLSAMSVRPDMENLLEQFLYKQDSPIDIEEILVPDYSWVRFKRLKETNLRNITNADVVGIKDVNNKFIPMPKGDTLIGTGTKLLVIGTGESIRLTKRVIKSKHKPEELKYV from the coding sequence TTGTTTAGAAAGATTTTAAAATTCCTCAACTGGTCAAGTTCTGCAAAACCTCAAATTAGTCTTAATACCGAACTTTACGAACAACTTCGCCCGTTTCGCTTACCGCTCATCTTAGTCGTTTTGATGATGATGGTCGGGGCTATGGGCTATGTCACGATCGATAATTTTAGCCTGATAGACGCGATTTATCAGGCCGGTATGACTTTTACGACCGTCGGTTTTACCGAGGTCGCGCCTATTTCTCCGGCCGGCCGGATTTTTACTATCACTTTTATTTTGCTAGGCTTTGCCGTTTTTACGTTTTCTACGGGTTTGATGCTCGAAGTTTTAAAAAAAGGCGCGCTCGTAGCGATCATAAAGGAAAGACGAATGTTATATAAAATCGCAAGGTTAAAAAACCACTTTGTCATCTGCTATCACAACCAATACACAATGGAATTAAGCCGCGAATTTAGGGAAAATCACATCCCATTTATCGTTATTGATCCGCGTGAGGATCTGCCGGAAATCGCGGAAAAATACAAGTATCCATACTATATCGTCTCTCAGCCGCACACGCAAACGGCGCTTTTAAAGACGCATTTTTCAAGCGCAAAAGGCATGATCACGCTAAGTCCAAATATCGCTGACAACATCGCTCTCATCGCAACAGTAAGGCTGTTTGAAAAAGAAATCGGGCGCAAAAAGCCGTATTTTATAATGACAAACTCCGATAACCAAGACGATACCGAGCGCCTAAAAAAGCTCGGCGCAAACAGCGTCGTGAGCCCGTCAAAACTCGTCGCCCAGCGCCTTAGCGCGATGAGCGTACGTCCGGATATGGAAAATTTGCTCGAGCAGTTTTTGTATAAGCAAGACTCGCCGATCGACATCGAGGAGATATTGGTGCCTGATTATTCGTGGGTGCGCTTTAAACGCCTAAAAGAAACTAACCTGCGAAATATAACAAACGCCGACGTCGTTGGCATCAAAGACGTAAATAACAAATTTATCCCGATGCCAAAGGGCGATACGCTGATAGGCACAGGCACGAAGCTGCTTGTTATCGGCACCGGCGAGTCGATACGCCTAACCAAACGCGTCATAAAAAGCAAGCATAAGCCAGAAGAGCTAAAGTACGTTTAA
- a CDS encoding YdcH family protein: MFHEDRELITKLKGTNARFTSLFDKHNDLDEKIAEMQKGNVYNDAEVDALKREKLRLKDEIYAFLAEYKKENNL; the protein is encoded by the coding sequence ATGTTTCATGAAGACAGAGAGCTTATAACCAAGCTAAAAGGCACGAATGCGAGATTTACGTCGCTTTTCGACAAACACAACGACCTAGACGAAAAGATCGCCGAGATGCAAAAAGGCAACGTTTATAACGATGCGGAAGTGGATGCTCTAAAACGCGAAAAACTCAGACTAAAAGACGAAATTTACGCCTTTTTAGCCGAGTATAAAAAAGAAAATAATCTTTAA